Proteins from one Puntigrus tetrazona isolate hp1 chromosome 10, ASM1883169v1, whole genome shotgun sequence genomic window:
- the LOC122353055 gene encoding major intrinsically disordered NOTCH2-binding receptor 1-like, protein MDIAVLPNNNHPEKFLQLDVGMLPATHGMFQIGAALSRQRQWQNKMYSQGRERETEGKPSADSHVFEDRELEKHITPQTLKPKIKQNPLFSHINLIDLEENKSKPSWTIQDYDRHTAHGQLADYMKEDPRELSFWLEDLYTPGYDSLLKKKSAEMKRNKICKTLAVIILLVCVVVIIITVPIVVTQSRD, encoded by the exons ATGGACATAGCCGTCCTGCCAAACAACAATCATCCAGAGAAATTCCTGCAGCTGGATGTGGGAATGCTGCCGGCTACTCATGGAATGTTCCAGATCGGTGCTGCGTTGTCTAGACAAAGACAGTGGCAGAACAAGATGTACTCGCAG GGAAGGGAGAGAGAAACTGAAGGAAAGCCATCAGCAGACAGTCATGTGTTTGAAGACAGAGAGCTGGAGAAACACATCACTCCTCAAACCCTGAAACCAAAGATCAAGCAGAACCCTCTCTTTTCTCACATCAACCTCATCGATCTAGAGGAGAACAAATCCAAGCCATCTTGGACCATCCAGGACTATGACAGACATACGGCACACGGTCAGCTGGCTGACTACATGAAG GAAGACCCAAGAGAGCTGAGCTTCTGGCTGGAAGATCTCTACACCCCTGGCTATGATTCACTGCTCAAGAAGAAATCAGCTGAAATGAAGAGAAACAAAATTTGTAAAACACTTGCAGTCATCATTCTGTTAGTTTGTGTGgttgtgattattattacaGTGCCAATAGTGGTAACACAATCACGAGACTGA
- the isoc1 gene encoding isochorismatase domain-containing protein 1 isoform X1, translating to MADTHSSNNHVPVLFSFSVFSRPSSVSLGSGYEALIQKFLSVFGNQIDVQRKLVLQCFSEEWGQYIDLPKGFKVSEKCRLRLVPLQMDTTTLGNLSPVTTVFFCCDMQERFRPAIKYFGDIISVGQRLLQGARILGIPVLVSEQYPKGLGSTVQELDLIGAKLVFPKTKFSMVLPEVEAALAEIPGVRSVVLFGVETHVCIQQTALDLIGRGFEVHIVADATSSRSMMDRMFALERLARTGIIVTTSESVLLQLVADKEHPKFKEIQNIIKASAPESGLLSKVLSDGLPEPL from the exons ATGGCGGACACACACAGCAGCAATAACCACGTCCCTGTTTTATTCTCCTTCTCTGTGTTCTCGAGGCCCTCGTCTGTGTCCCTGGGCTCTGGATATGAAGCGCTCATCCAGAAGTTCCTGTCCGTGTTCGGGAATCAGATCGATGTTCAGCGGAAGTTGGTGCTTCAGTGTTTCTCGGAGGAATGGGGACAGTACATTGATTTACCGAAGGGCTTTAAGGTGTCGGAGAAATGTCGGCTGAGATTAGTGCCTCTGCAGATGGAT ACCACGACGCTGGGAAACCTCTCTCCGGTCACCACCGTCTTCTTCTGCTGTGACATGCAGGAGAGGTTCAGACCCGCCATCAAGTACTTCGGAGACATCATCAGTGTGGGCCAGAGACTG TTGCAGGGTGCTCGTATTCTGGGGATTCCTGTGCTGGTTTCGGAGCAGTATCCTAAAGGTCTGGGCAGCACGGTTCAGGAGCTGGATCTGATTGGGGCCAAATTGGTTTTCCCCAAAACCAAGTTCTCCATGGTTCTTCCGGAGGTGGAGGCTGCTCTGGCTGAGATCCCAGGAGTCCGCAGTGTGGTGCTCTTCGGCGTCGAG ACACACGTGTGCATTCAGCAGACCGCTCTGGATCTGATTGGACGAGGGTTCGAGGTGCACATTGTTGCTGATGCCACGTCCTCCAGAAGCATGATGGACCGCATGTTTGCTCTGGAG cgGCTGGCGCGCACCGGGATCATAGTCACCACCAGTGAGTCGGTGCTGCTGCAGCTCGTGGCTGATAAAGAGCATCCCAAGTTCAAAGAGATCCAGAACATCATCAAAGCCAGTGCTCCTGAGTCAGGCCTGCTCTCCAAG GTGCTGTctgacggtttgccagaacctctttga
- the isoc1 gene encoding isochorismatase domain-containing protein 1 isoform X3 has product MADTHSSNNHVPVLFSFSVFSRPSSVSLGSGYEALIQKFLSVFGNQIDVQRKLVLQCFSEEWGQYIDLPKGFKVSEKCRLRLVPLQMDTTTLGNLSPVTTVFFCCDMQERFRPAIKYFGDIISVGQRLLQGARILGIPVLVSEQYPKGLGSTVQELDLIGAKLVFPKTKFSMVLPEVEAALAEIPGVRSVVLFGVETHVCIQQTALDLIGRGFEVHIVADATSSRSMMDRMFALE; this is encoded by the exons ATGGCGGACACACACAGCAGCAATAACCACGTCCCTGTTTTATTCTCCTTCTCTGTGTTCTCGAGGCCCTCGTCTGTGTCCCTGGGCTCTGGATATGAAGCGCTCATCCAGAAGTTCCTGTCCGTGTTCGGGAATCAGATCGATGTTCAGCGGAAGTTGGTGCTTCAGTGTTTCTCGGAGGAATGGGGACAGTACATTGATTTACCGAAGGGCTTTAAGGTGTCGGAGAAATGTCGGCTGAGATTAGTGCCTCTGCAGATGGAT ACCACGACGCTGGGAAACCTCTCTCCGGTCACCACCGTCTTCTTCTGCTGTGACATGCAGGAGAGGTTCAGACCCGCCATCAAGTACTTCGGAGACATCATCAGTGTGGGCCAGAGACTG TTGCAGGGTGCTCGTATTCTGGGGATTCCTGTGCTGGTTTCGGAGCAGTATCCTAAAGGTCTGGGCAGCACGGTTCAGGAGCTGGATCTGATTGGGGCCAAATTGGTTTTCCCCAAAACCAAGTTCTCCATGGTTCTTCCGGAGGTGGAGGCTGCTCTGGCTGAGATCCCAGGAGTCCGCAGTGTGGTGCTCTTCGGCGTCGAG ACACACGTGTGCATTCAGCAGACCGCTCTGGATCTGATTGGACGAGGGTTCGAGGTGCACATTGTTGCTGATGCCACGTCCTCCAGAAGCATGATGGACCGCATGTTTGCTCTGGAG TAG
- the isoc1 gene encoding isochorismatase domain-containing protein 1 isoform X2: MADTHSSNNHVPVLFSFSVFSRPSSVSLGSGYEALIQKFLSVFGNQIDVQRKLVLQCFSEEWGQYIDLPKGFKVSEKCRLRLVPLQMDTTTLGNLSPVTTVFFCCDMQERFRPAIKYFGDIISVGQRLLQGARILGIPVLVSEQYPKGLGSTVQELDLIGAKLVFPKTKFSMVLPEVEAALAEIPGVRSVVLFGVETHVCIQQTALDLIGRGFEVHIVADATSSRSMMDRMFALERLARTGIIVTTSESVLLQLVADKEHPKFKEIQNIIKASAPESGLLSKV; encoded by the exons ATGGCGGACACACACAGCAGCAATAACCACGTCCCTGTTTTATTCTCCTTCTCTGTGTTCTCGAGGCCCTCGTCTGTGTCCCTGGGCTCTGGATATGAAGCGCTCATCCAGAAGTTCCTGTCCGTGTTCGGGAATCAGATCGATGTTCAGCGGAAGTTGGTGCTTCAGTGTTTCTCGGAGGAATGGGGACAGTACATTGATTTACCGAAGGGCTTTAAGGTGTCGGAGAAATGTCGGCTGAGATTAGTGCCTCTGCAGATGGAT ACCACGACGCTGGGAAACCTCTCTCCGGTCACCACCGTCTTCTTCTGCTGTGACATGCAGGAGAGGTTCAGACCCGCCATCAAGTACTTCGGAGACATCATCAGTGTGGGCCAGAGACTG TTGCAGGGTGCTCGTATTCTGGGGATTCCTGTGCTGGTTTCGGAGCAGTATCCTAAAGGTCTGGGCAGCACGGTTCAGGAGCTGGATCTGATTGGGGCCAAATTGGTTTTCCCCAAAACCAAGTTCTCCATGGTTCTTCCGGAGGTGGAGGCTGCTCTGGCTGAGATCCCAGGAGTCCGCAGTGTGGTGCTCTTCGGCGTCGAG ACACACGTGTGCATTCAGCAGACCGCTCTGGATCTGATTGGACGAGGGTTCGAGGTGCACATTGTTGCTGATGCCACGTCCTCCAGAAGCATGATGGACCGCATGTTTGCTCTGGAG cgGCTGGCGCGCACCGGGATCATAGTCACCACCAGTGAGTCGGTGCTGCTGCAGCTCGTGGCTGATAAAGAGCATCCCAAGTTCAAAGAGATCCAGAACATCATCAAAGCCAGTGCTCCTGAGTCAGGCCTGCTCTCCAAGGTGTGA